GTGGAGGCGGTCTCCGTGACCGGCCGCCAGGCAGGCATTTTCACCACCGGTTCCCACACCCGCGGCCGCATTCAGGACATCGATCCTGAGTTCATGAAGCGCTCGCTCGAGGAGGGAAATACCCTCGTGGTCGCGGGTTTCCAAGGCATCACGCCGGAAGGCATGATCCACACCCTCGGCCGCGGTGGCTCGGACCTCACGGCCATCGCCATTTCCGCCGCGCTGAAGGCGGATGTCTGCCAGATCCTCACCGATGTGGACGGCGTTTATACCTGCGATCCGCGGATCGTGAAAAACGCCCGCAAGCTTCCGGAAATTTCCTACGACGAGATGCTGGAAATGGCCTCGTCCGGGTCGAAGGTGATGCAGTCCCGCTCCGTCGAGTTCGCCAAGAAATTCGGCGTGGTCTTCGAAGTCCGCTCCTCTCTCAATGACAATCCGGGCACGCTGGTGCTCGAAGAACATCCCGCCATGGAAAACGTCGTTATCCGCGGAGTCTCGATCGAGCGCTCCCAAGCCCGCGTCACCATCACCGGTATTCCCGATGTACCCGGCATGTCCGGCAAGATCCTCGGCGCGCTGGGTGAGGCGGAGATTAATCTCGATATGATCGTGTCGAACATCGCGCACGATGATCGCGCGCGTCACTCCTTCACGATGCATTCGAACGATCTCGGCAAGGCCCAGGCCGCGCTGAAGCAGGTGCTGGCGGAGATCAGCCCGGACGCCCGGATCGAGACCGAGGCAGGGATCGCGAAACTTTCCGCCGTCGGCATTGGCATGCGCTCCCACTCGGGCGTCGCCGCCACCATGTTCAAGGCCCTTGGCGAAGCCGGCATCAACATCGGCATGATCTCCACCTCCGAAATCAAGATCGCCGTGACGGTTGATGAGCCTCGCATCGAGGATGCGGCGCGTGCGGTGCATGATGCCTTCAATCTCGACAAGGAACCGGTAAAGTAAGTCCGGCACGCTTGAAGCTACGGGAGGGTGCGCGATGGAAAATCCATACCAAGCACCCTCGGCCGATAGCAGCCCGCCTCCGCTTCCCATGCCGGGAGTGGAGGGGCTGAAGAATCCGCGCTTGCTGGGCCTGTTCGCCGTCTTCTTCTACGCCCTGGGCACTTTGGGTGAAGTCGCCGATCACTTCCAAAGGTCGTTCCCCGCGGAGATCGGGATTTCCGCGCTGCATCAGCACGACACCTACTACGTCGTGGCGGAGGGACTGGGGCTCTTTGAATGGCTGATGCTCGGTGCCTTTCTTGCCGGGATCTTGTTCTTCTTCCTGTGGAAATACCGCGCGGCCAGGAACGCGTGGATCCTGGACCCATCCGTGATGAAGATGACCCCGGCCATGTCGGTGGGCTGCTACTTCATCCCGATCCTGAATTTCATCTGGCCCTGCCGGGCCATGGCGGGAATCGCGAAGGCCTCCTACGGCAGCACTGCGGGAGTCGCCCTGTGGTGGAGCACCCAGATGATTGCCTTGGTTGGCGGCATCGTGGTTGTCGCCATGCTTGGCGAGCATCCGCCCGATGCCGTGCCGACCATGGCGGAACACCTCCTTCTCCTGTGGTCGATCTTCACCTTTGTCTGCGCATGGAAAATCGTGATGCGCATCTCGAAGGCGCAGGCGGCGCGGTGTGCTGCTTGATTCGATACGTCACTAGCCAAACGGCCTCAGGCTCGTCGGACAGGGCTTCTCTTCATCTCACTCCATCTCCCTCGAAGAGCTTTCTCAGCACATCCGCAAAGCGATTGTAAAAGAAGCCCAGCACCACCAGTGCCACGCCGAGGGCGAGGAAGGCTGCCACGCGTGTGAAGGTATTGAAGTCCCATACATCGACCGTGAAGAGCTTCCCAAGTGACAAGGCTAGCAGGATGAATCCCGCGTGACGCAGCGCCGCCGTCTTCTGCCAGAGGCCGGTACAAACGAGAAGGAAGCCGAGTCCCGTCCAAAGGACTGCTACCGGCTTCCAATCGAAATGCCAGATCAGGAGTTGGCTCGACCAGATCGCGAGCAGCGCCGAGCTGAAGAAGAGTAGCCAGGATGACCTTTCCTTCAACTGCTCCTTCTTCATCAGGAACCCTGCGGTGAACAGCGACAAGATCACCACGGCACCATGCGGGAAGGCTGCCGGCTCGTATGCATCCCATGGCAAGGTCGCGAATCTATTCAGCAACCACACCGCGCCTGCCAGGAGGAGGACCCATGCCTCGGGCAAATTCTGGCGGAAGCGCCGTGAAAGCAGCAGCAAGCCAAGTCCGCTGCCCGCGAGGATCTCGCCGAGAAATTCCGGGACGATCTCCCTCCAGGCGAAGATCCACGAAAGCATGCCGAAGGCGCGCGGGATGAGCGACGTGTGCCGGAACTCCTCCCGGCCCGACGACGGAAATACTGCGATTCCCGTAAGAATCAGCGCTGTTCCCACCGGGATAAACTCGATCAGCCATGACGGACCTTGATGCCAGACTTGAAGCGCGTATCCGATCGGTAGGAAGAGCGCTGCCACCATCGCCAAGATCGGACTGCGGAAGATGAAACGTGCGATCGCCGCGAGCAGGATGGCCACTGCCGAAAGGGAAATGAGGTTCGTGAGCAGCGGGACATGCAGGAACTCCTGCGCCCGACAGATCGAGGCGAAGGCCGCGAGCGCCGTCACCCACAGCAAGGCCGCAGGTTTCGCCGCCAGGTCGAGGGATGACTTCGCCGCCCGAACCGGGTGACGCATCCACAGCCAATGGCTGGCGAGGCTGATGAAGGTGACCGTGAGAATTCCCCACATCTTCAACTCCCGATCTGCCAGCAATAGGAAGACGACCGACGCGAAATGGAAGCATAGCGCGACGTAGGCGGCCTCCTCCAAGCGGCGGTCCCGGTCCCGCAGCAGTGTGAAAGCCGTCATGCCCAGCGCGATCGCTGCGGCGGCGGGAGCTCTCCAGAACGAAGCCAGCTCAAGACACCATCCCGTGAGGGCTGCGTTCGCCCCAGCCACGAACGCGACTGCCGCTGCAAAGCGGGCAGCCTTCTTCATGAAATCCGGAAGCTCTGCGGCATCGCATCCTCTCCGCAGCGGGAAAGCCGCCGCCGTCAGGAGCAGTGCTGTCAGCCCATGGCTCCACGCAGGCACATCGAGATCCTGCAAGCGGAAGTCGAAGATCATCATCGTGGCCCCCGCCGTCGCCATCATTGCGAAAAGCAGTTCGCTCCTGCCGCGATAGCGGGCGAAGACGAGTGAGAGGCTGAGCGCTTGCCCTGCTAGGGCGAGGGCGAGCTGGAAGCCTTCGAGCTCCAGCACCAGTGATAGGGTCAGGGCCGCGATGCCTTGGGCGAAATGACATCCCGCGGCTTCATCCTTGCGGCGACCGATCGCCCCCAATGCCAGCAGCACCAAGCCAAACACCCCCGGCACCAGCCAGTAGTCCTCTCTTCCTTCGATTTCCTGCCATACCGCGGAGAAGAGCGCGAAAAACGCGACATTGTTTCCCGTGGCAAAAGCCGCGCGCTCCCGTTCCGAGAAACCCGGGAAGCGCTTCGAAATCCCGAGCACGCCCGGCAGCGCAAACATCGCCCACACCGGCGGCAGGAACCACAGCGCCGCGGGATTGTCCGGACGACTGCCGATGGCCCCTGCAATCTGCCACCAGAAGAAGGCCACATAGGTTCCCACCATCGACGCGACTCCTGGCATTACCCATCCGGGTCG
This portion of the Luteolibacter luteus genome encodes:
- a CDS encoding aspartate kinase; the encoded protein is MALIVQKYGGTSVGSIDRMRNVAARVKRTRDEGNQVVAVVSAMSGITDGLIKMAREFSETPSEREMDVLLATGEQQSIALVSMALHEAGVEAVSVTGRQAGIFTTGSHTRGRIQDIDPEFMKRSLEEGNTLVVAGFQGITPEGMIHTLGRGGSDLTAIAISAALKADVCQILTDVDGVYTCDPRIVKNARKLPEISYDEMLEMASSGSKVMQSRSVEFAKKFGVVFEVRSSLNDNPGTLVLEEHPAMENVVIRGVSIERSQARVTITGIPDVPGMSGKILGALGEAEINLDMIVSNIAHDDRARHSFTMHSNDLGKAQAALKQVLAEISPDARIETEAGIAKLSAVGIGMRSHSGVAATMFKALGEAGINIGMISTSEIKIAVTVDEPRIEDAARAVHDAFNLDKEPVK
- a CDS encoding DUF4328 domain-containing protein, with product MENPYQAPSADSSPPPLPMPGVEGLKNPRLLGLFAVFFYALGTLGEVADHFQRSFPAEIGISALHQHDTYYVVAEGLGLFEWLMLGAFLAGILFFFLWKYRAARNAWILDPSVMKMTPAMSVGCYFIPILNFIWPCRAMAGIAKASYGSTAGVALWWSTQMIALVGGIVVVAMLGEHPPDAVPTMAEHLLLLWSIFTFVCAWKIVMRISKAQAARCAA
- a CDS encoding DUF2339 domain-containing protein, translated to MNPLKAAALQARIEALREELATAERHHQTQVRSLWLRLQDLESELHAAAAPAEGEQTIPEAATVLAEVAEEEAPVFVPEPIAEPSVTPAVMDPPVASPPVTTPPPFPVARDTSFELQFGRVWLVRLGIGLLVTGLVLLGNFAYKNWIRDLSPGIRLAALYLGSLMLSGGGFYLAGRENLRRFGEVLIAGGMAFFYWCTFASHHVPRLQVVESPVVAGMMLLFAAGGIVAVSLKRDSKATAVMGLLLASYSTVLQPLGWLSAASNLVLAGMGTALMLRPGWVMPGVASMVGTYVAFFWWQIAGAIGSRPDNPAALWFLPPVWAMFALPGVLGISKRFPGFSERERAAFATGNNVAFFALFSAVWQEIEGREDYWLVPGVFGLVLLALGAIGRRKDEAAGCHFAQGIAALTLSLVLELEGFQLALALAGQALSLSLVFARYRGRSELLFAMMATAGATMMIFDFRLQDLDVPAWSHGLTALLLTAAAFPLRRGCDAAELPDFMKKAARFAAAVAFVAGANAALTGWCLELASFWRAPAAAAIALGMTAFTLLRDRDRRLEEAAYVALCFHFASVVFLLLADRELKMWGILTVTFISLASHWLWMRHPVRAAKSSLDLAAKPAALLWVTALAAFASICRAQEFLHVPLLTNLISLSAVAILLAAIARFIFRSPILAMVAALFLPIGYALQVWHQGPSWLIEFIPVGTALILTGIAVFPSSGREEFRHTSLIPRAFGMLSWIFAWREIVPEFLGEILAGSGLGLLLLSRRFRQNLPEAWVLLLAGAVWLLNRFATLPWDAYEPAAFPHGAVVILSLFTAGFLMKKEQLKERSSWLLFFSSALLAIWSSQLLIWHFDWKPVAVLWTGLGFLLVCTGLWQKTAALRHAGFILLALSLGKLFTVDVWDFNTFTRVAAFLALGVALVVLGFFYNRFADVLRKLFEGDGVR